Proteins from a single region of Desulfobacter postgatei 2ac9:
- the tnpA gene encoding IS66 family insertion sequence element accessory protein TnpA, giving the protein MSKANKKNQKRTQFWKHHIKQWSESGMSQNAYCRQHDLRPNQFTYWKSKFKNQTLFPEFVQLPSTQSTQVLNLSEQKGLRLNIDNRFQIEIPDGFSQTTLAQVLQVLGRC; this is encoded by the coding sequence ATGTCAAAAGCAAACAAGAAAAATCAAAAGCGCACCCAATTCTGGAAGCACCATATTAAACAATGGTCTGAATCCGGCATGTCACAGAATGCATACTGTAGGCAACATGACTTAAGGCCCAACCAGTTTACATACTGGAAAAGCAAATTCAAAAACCAGACCCTTTTTCCAGAATTCGTTCAGCTCCCTTCAACACAAAGCACCCAGGTTCTAAACCTTTCTGAGCAAAAAGGATTAAGGCTGAATATAGATAACCGATTTCAGATCGAAATACCGGATGGATTTTCCCAGACAACCCTGGCCCAGGTACTCCAAGTATTGGGGAGGTGCTGA